GCTCGAGGACCCGTACGAGAAGATCGGCGCCGAGCTGGTCAAGGAAGTCGCCAAGAAGACGGACGACGTCGCCGGTGACGGTACGACCACCGCGACCGTCCTCGCCCAGGCTCTGGTCCGCGAGGGCCTGCGCAACGTCGCCGCCGGTGCCAACCCGATGGCTCTGAAGCGCGGTATCGAGAAGGCCGTCGAGGCCGTCTCCGGTGCGCTGCTCGACCAGGCCAAGGAGGTCGAGACCAAGGAGCAGATCGCCTCCACCGCCTCCATCTCCGCCGCCGACACCCAGATCGGCGAGCTGATCGCCGAGGCGATGGACAAGGTCGGCAAGGAAGGCGTCATCACCGTCGAGGAGTCCCAGACCTTCGGTCTGGAGCTGGAGCTCACCGAGGGTATGCGCTTCGACAAGGGCTACATCTCGGCGTACTTCGCCACCGACATGGAGCGTATGGAGGCCTCTCTGGAGGACCCGTACATCCTGATCGCCAACTCCAAGATCTCCTCGGTCAAGGACCTGCTCCCGCTGCTGGAGAAGGTCATGCAGTCGGGCAAGCCGCTGCTGATCATCGCCGAGGACGTCGAGGGCGAGGCCCTGTCGACCCTGGTCGTCAACAAGATCCGCGGCACCTTCAAGTCGGTCGCCGTCAAGGCCCCGGGCTTCGGCGACCGCCGCAAGGCCATGCTCGGCGACATCGCCATCCTCACCGGTGGCACGGTCATCTCCGAGGAGGTCGGCCTCAAGCTGGAGAACGCCGGCGTCGACCTGCTGGGCCGCGCCCGCAAGGTCGTCATCACCAAGGACGAGACGACCATCGTCGACGGTGCCGGTGACAGCGACCAGGTCCAGGGCCGCGTCAACCAGATCCGCGCCGAGATCGAGAACTCCGACTCGGACTACGACCGCGAGAAGCTCCAGGAGCGCCTTGCGAAGCTGGCCGGCGGCGTGGCCGTCATCAAGGCCGGTGCCGCGACCGAGGTGGAGCTCAAGGAGCGCAAGCACCGTATCGAGGACGCCGTTCGCAACGCGAAGGCGGCCGTCGAGGAGGGCATCGTCGCCGGTGGTGGCGTGGCCCTGCTCCAGGCCTCCCAGGTGTTCGAGAAGCTGGAGCTCGATGGCGACGAGGCCACCGGTGCCGCCGCCGTCAAGCTGGCGCTTGAGGCCCCGCTGAAGCAGATCGCCGTCAACGCCGGCCTTGAGGGCGGTGTGGTGGTGGAGAAGGTGCGCAACCTGACCCCGGGCCACGGCCTGAACGCCGCGACCGGCGAGTACGTCGACCTGGTCGCCGAGGGCATCATCGACCCGGCGAAGGTGACCCGTTCCGCGCTGCAGAACGCGGCCTCCATCGCCGCGCTGTTCCTCACCACCGAGGCCGTCATCGCCGACAAGCCGGAGAAGGCCGCTGCGGCTGCTCCGGGCGGCATGCCGGGCGGTGACATGGACTTCTGATCAACCTGAACGCTCTTCGAGCGATGGTTGGTCAACCGTCCTGAAACCGAGGGCGGCACCCCACTCCCCGGGGTGCCGCCCTCGGGCGTTTCCACGATCCGTCCGCTGACCCGACGGTGCGTCCACTCACCCGGCGGCGAGCTGCGACGATGACGGCAATGCGGCCTCCAGCGGCAGCGTGAACCAGGTCGTCTTGCCGTCGTCGTTCGGCCGCACCCCCCAGCTCCCGGCGAGCGTGTCGACCAGGATCAGCCCCCGGCCGGATTCGTCGTCCGCGTCGGCGATGCGCGGCTGCGGCAGATGGTGGCTGCTGTCGCTCACTTCCACCGTCAGCTCCGTGGTGTTGCGGCGCACGCTCAGCCGCACCGGGCCCTGCCCGTGCCGGATGGCGTTGGTGACGACTTCGGACACCAGCAGCTGCGCGTTGTCCACGAGGCCGTGAAGGCCCCAGGCACGCAGCGATGCGGTGAGGAACGCACGCGCCTTCGACACCGAGGTGGCGGTGGCGGCGAGTTTGGTCGATGCCGTGGCCAGGGGAGCGGCGGGGAGCTGGGCGATGAGCAGGGTCACATCGTCGTGGTGGTGCTCGGTGGCGGGCAGCACGGAGGCGAGCACGTCGTCCACGGCGTCCTCAAGTCCGGTCGTGGACGCGAATGCCTTGTCCAGCGCGTGGACCAGCGCGTCGAGCTGGTCCTCGATATCGCCTTCGGGCGTCTCTATCAACCCGTCCGTGAACAGGACGAGGCTGGAGCCGGGCGCCACTGCCAGGGTGGTCTGCTGGTGGAGGTGGTCCCCGACCCCCAGCGGCACGCTCACCGGCGCGTCGAGCGCGTGTACCGGCAGGCCAGGCTCGGCGACCAGGGCCGGCAGATGGCCGGCGGAGCACACGGTCACCTCGCCCGCGTCCGGTGCCAGCACCAGATAGCAGCAGGTGACCAGTTGGTCGGGGCCGTCCAGCTCGGCGACGATGGCGTCCAGTGACTGCATCAGCTGCCGTGGCTGCATTCCGGTCTTCGCGAGTGCGTGCGCCGCCGAGCGCAACTGCCCCATGATGGCTGCGGCTTCGAGGCCCCGCCCCATCACGTCGCCGATGAGGATGCCGACCCGTCCGGCCCCCAGCGGCACGAGGTCGAACCAGTCGCCCCCCACACCCGCGCCCTGTGTCGCCGGCAGATAGCGGCTGGCCGTGGTGAGCCCGGGGACGGCGGGCGGTGTGCCCATCAGACTGCGCTGGAGGGTCAGCGCGACATGCCGCTGCTGCTCATACAGCGCGGTGAGCTGGTTCTCGGCCGTCTTGCGTTCGCTGACGTCTCGTACGGCGGCGGAGACGAGGAGTCCGTCGGTGGTTTCGAGTGGGCTGAGGCTGATCTCGACGGGGAACTCGGTGCCGTTCTTGCGCAGGCCGTGGAGTTCGAGACCGGCGCCCATGGGGCGTACCTGTCTGTTGTCGGTGTAGCCGTTGCGGTGGGTGGCGTGGTTGTCGCGGAAGCGGTGGGGTACGAGGATCTCGACGGGTCGTCCCAGCAGTTCTTCACGCTGGTAGCCGAAGAGGGCCTCGGTCTGGGCGTTGACGAGGCGGATGGTCCCGCCGTCGTCCACGATCACCATCGCGTCCGGCGCCGACTCAAGTAGCGAACGGAACCTTTCCTCCGCCGCCTTGCGTTCGCTGACGTCTCGTACGGCGGCGGAGACGAGGAGTCCGTCGGTGGTTTCGAGTGGGCTGAGGCTGATCTCGACGGGGAACTCGGTGCCGTTCTTGCGCAGGCCGTGGAGTTCGAGACCGGCGCCCATGGGGCGTACCTGTCTGTTGTCGGTGTAGCCGTTGCGGTGGGTGGCGTGGTTGTCGCGGAAGCGGTGGGGTACGAGGATCTCGACGGGTCGTCCCAGCAGTTCTTCACGCTGGTAGCCGAAGAGGGCCTCGGTCTGGGCGTTGACGAGGCGGATGGTCCCGCCGTCGTCCACGATCACCATCGCGTCCGGCGCCGCTTCCAGCAGCCCCCGGAACCGCTCCTCCGCCGACCCGGGCGGGGCTTCGCTCTGCGGGACCGAGGCCCCCGTCCGCTCCCGGTTCCCGCACTGGCATACCGGAGTCTCCAGGGCCGACTTTGCTAGGTCGGACTCCAATGAGACTGACGCGGTGAAGCCTTCCATACTTGCCTCCAGGACGGATACTGCCGACTACGGTGCCCACGACTGCCGTATCCGGACCATCCCAGCGCAGTTCGTTCCGGTGTGCCGCAGGGAGTCCGATTCTGATCGGCACTGATTCGGTTCGTGCAGCAGCATGCGTTGGCCTGAACTTCTGGTGCACGTCGGTGGCTTGATCTCGCTGTTCCGCTCGGTCCGTCCTCCGCCGGTGCGGTGCCGCGGAGCCGGGTGCCCGCCCCCGATGTCCGCCGGACTCTTCCCTCGGTGAGCCCGAACGGGACCGCTGGCAGCGGCTAAGGACTTCGACGTCACCGAGCGCGCCCCGCCGTGTCCTCGGGACGTCCGCGCCCCCGGAGCCCGTAGCCCCGCGAGCCGGATCCCGGCAGCGAAACCCGATGGCCTTCGGGCCTGCCGCCCTGCCAGAATCCGGCATATGTCCATTCGCTATCCGCGCCCCCTGCGCCCCGGCGACCGCATCGGTGTCACCTCCCCGTCGAGCGGAGTCCCGAAGGAGCTGAACGAACGCCTGAACGTCGCCGTCCGATACGTTCAGGCCCGGGGATACGAGGTCGTCACAGGCAGGTGCATGGACGGCTCCGGGCACGCCAGCGCCTCGGCCGCGGATCGCGCCGACGAGCTGATGTCGATGCTGACCGACCCCACCATCAGGGCCGTCGTGCCGCCGTGGGGCGGTGAGACCGCGATCGACCTGGTACCGCTGCTGGACTGGGACCGGTTGCGGGCGGCGGAGCCCACCTGGGTCGTCGGCTACTCCGACATGTCGACCGTGCTCACACCGCTGACGCTGCTCACCGGCGTGGCGACCGTACACGGCAACAACCTCATGGACACGCCCTACCGGGTGCCCGAAGGGCTGCGATCGTGGCTCGATATCGTCGCGGCTCCAGCGGGCCACCGTTTCACCCAGACCCCGCCCGGTCGCCACCGGACCGTCGGCTTCGACGACTACGCGATGTTTCCCGAGGCGCGCGACTACACGCTCGACGCCGTCGGCACGTGGACCCGGCTCGACGGGGACGGGGAGGTGCGAGCCGAGGGAAGGCTGATCGGCGGCTGCATCGAGATCCTGTGCAACCTCGCGGGGACGTCCTACCTCGACACGTCGGCCTTCGCCGACAGCACGTCACCGGACGGACTCCTCGTCTATGTGGAGGCGTTCGGCCACGATGCCTTCAGCATCTGCCGCAACCTCCACGGAATGAGGCTCGCCGGCTTCTTCGACCGGGCGAACGCGGTTCTCGTCGGCCGGACCCAGGCGCCGGACAGCCCTTCCCTCAGCCAGCACGAGGCCGTCATCGACGCACTCGGAGCCCTCGATGTGCCGATCATCGCGAATGTCGAGTGCGGCCATGTGCCGCCCTACATGCCCATCGTCAACGGAGCGCTCGGCCGTGTCGTCCACTCGCCGAGCCGGAGCGAACTGACGCAGGTCCTGGACTGAGGCTTCCGCATCCGCCTTCCTCCTTGCGGTTCGGGTCACCGATGATCCAGCGGTTCCCGACCAGTTCCAGCGGCCCCAGGTGCTGGCACGATCCCCCGTAGGCCGTATGGTCGAGTGGCCCGAAGCCTACGTGGTGGCCGGATGCCGGCGGGAAACCGTCCGCTTGCCGTATCCCGGTTCGGCCATCGGGTGCTCGGGCCCGTGCGCGGGCAGGGACGTCGAACCGAACTGGCTGTCAGTCATCGGATCGCTCCTTGCGATCTCGGCGGTCAAGCCCCGGCTGGTGCTCGCGCACCATCGGGGCCTGTTCGGATGCGGCACAGCCAGCCCCTGATGGCCATACGTTGCAAGTGCATCGCGCAAAGTCAACTCCCGGGATGGGCGTACGGGCTGAAGCTATTCGATCATTGCGTCAAAGCAGGGCCCGAGTGCCGAAGCTCAAGTTTCAGGGCGTACGCGAAAGCACTCGGACGATGCACGAAAGAAGCCGGGGCTGCGCGTCTCGCGCAGCCCCGGCCCTTCGCTCGGGACTCGGAAGCGTTCAGTCGGTTGCCGCTGTCAGGCCCGGGTCGGGGTCCTCGCCGACCGGGGTCGTGGTGGTGGTGCTGCACTCAGGATCGCCGGGGCAGTTGCTGTTCGGTGCGGTGGCGGTGACGTTGTTCACCAGTTGGTCGTCCGGCTCGACGGTCACCGAGTAGGTGATCGTCGCGCTCTGGCCCGGCTGGAGGCCGCCGAGTCAGACGATCTCCGGCGCCTCATAGCTCATCCCGCCCGTGGACGCCTGAGCGTCGTTGTTGTACGTGGCGTTGTCGACCACGTCGGACAGGTCGTCCTCGGGCCGGACTCCGGTGGCCGGGTTGGTGCTGGTGTTGGTGACCCTGAGGGCGTACGTGACCACACGGCCGCCCTCGACGTCACGGACCACGGCGACGTCACGGACCACGGCCGCCCTCGACGTCACGGACCACGGCGGTCTTGACGACCTCAAGGGTGGACGGGGCGGGCGGCGTCGTGACGGGTGTGTCGGTGAAGGTGCAGAGCACGGCCACACCGCGGCCGTCGCCGGACGCCGGGACGGTGTACTGGAACGAGCTGCCCGTGCCCTGGGTCAGCAGCGCGTTGCCGTGCGCGGTGTCCACGCACTCGTAGGTGGTGGTGTAGTCGGCCGGGTCGGCGCCGTTCGCCGGTTCCTGGGTGAAGTCGTAGGTCGCGCCCGCGACGCTGGGGAGCGGTCCTGCCATCTCCTCGGGGGTGTTCTGCGGGCCGGGGTCCGCGCCGGTCGTGGTGCCGGAATTGCCGGAGGTCACTCCGTTTCCGGTGATGGTGACCGTGAACTGGTCGTTCGGCTCGGCTCGTCCGGGGCGGTCCACCTGGGAGGCGACGTTGGGTCCGTACGAGCAGTTGCCCGCGTCGACCGGGGTCGGGTCAGTGTCGGCCGGGGCGGTCATCTGCGTGCTGGAGACCAGCGCCCCGCTGTTCGGGTTGATCTTGAAAAGCTCACCGGCCGGGGTCACTCGGGCCCGGGTGGTGTACAGGTAGCCGTCCGCGCCGAGGGTGACGCCGTACGCGGCGCCGTCGGGCAGGTCGGCGAGCAGGTCCGCCGTCAGCGCGATGTTGCCGGGGATGGCGGGCAGGTCCTCGTTGATCCGCACCAGTGCCGAGTTGATCCCGCCGGGGGCGAGGTTCTCCGGAGTGGAGATGACCATGTACAGATTGCCCGCGGAGTCGAAGACCATGTCGCCGGAGCTGCCGTTGAACCGCGGGTCGGTCAGCGTGCCGACGGCGCCGATGCTGACGTTGTTCACGGTGTCGAACGCGTAGATGACCTGGGTGGTCGGGCGGTTCGAGTCGGCCGGGTTCTCCGCGGAGTGGGAGTAGTAGAACCAGCCGTTGGTCGGGTTCATCGCCCCGCGCACGGTCTCCCGCGCATCGTCGTCGCCCACCTTGGCCGCACCGGCGTACATGGTGGTGGTGTTGGTGTTCAGATCGAGCTGGAACACGGTCTGCGTCCCGGTACCGGAGTCCTCTTCCTCGGACACCGCCCAGGCGATCGTGCCGCCGGGCATCATGCCGAGCCCGTTGACCGCGACCCCGGCAGCGGGGGTGAAGTTCCCGATCTCGGTCCTTGCGCCACTGCCCAGATCCACCTGCTGTACCGACGTGCCCTCGGATCGGCCCCTGGGTCCGGCGAGGATGTAGACGTTCTGCGCCAGGCAGTCGGCGGGTAGGGCGCGGGTGGTGGTGCCGCTCTGCCCGGCGGCCGCATGAGCCGCTCCGGCTGCCATCGCGGTCGGCATGCCACCGGCCACCTGGAGCAGAACCGCACATGCCGCTGCGGCGACCAGTCGAGACGCGGTTCGCCTGCGGGCTACGGTGCGGGTTTGTAGTGTCATCAGGTTGGAGCTCCGTTCGGTGCCGGGTCGATCATCCGCTGATAGCCGAAGAACCAAGCTGTTCGCGGGTTATCCGGCCGGAAAGATCATGAACGGACAAGTCGATCCAGCGCCTTAAAACACGCAGATAACGCAAATCCGGCATATGTCATATAGGGCATCCTGGAGTTGTGTCCTCCCAGGTCAGAGTGCCGCCAACGGGCCTCGTATGTCCCCCGACCGGACGCCGCCGCACGGGCCATGGTGACGCGTCCCGTCACTCCATGCCGTGAAGGCGACCTGTAGGCTCGTCGGTCGGTAGGATCAACGGTTCTGTGATTTCCAGGGGGTTGAGCAGAGCCGCTCCACTCTCGTGTCCCGGGCCGGGTTCCGCCGCGGCCGAAACGAGGGCAAGGTCGTCGCCCGCCGCGAGCGCGGCCTCTGCCCCCGTTCTGGACGAACCCTTCTGCGGGACGCTGCGGGGCCTTGCCGAGCAAGTGGTGCGCATCCCAGGCCCGCTGTCGCAACACGCTTCACGGGGTACCTTCCCGCGCGATGCGCCGAAGTGCCTCAAGGCCGTCCCGGCAGCGCTTGAGGTCGCCGGCCTCGAAGTCGTCCACGCGGTGGTAGGCGTAGCCGCCTTCCTTCAGTACCTGCTTGTCCTGTGCGTTGATCCGAGCACCCTCCACCACGGCGGTTTCGCGGTCTTCCGAGAGCTTGATGAAGGCAGGACCGGGCCGGTCGTTCGTGAGAAGCGCGAAGGCCTTCGGGCCACCAAGATCATCGGACTTCCACAGGCCGCCGCCGAACACGATGTAGTTCGCGCCGCAGACCGAGTTCCAGTCGTAGACGTACCGGACGCCGGGCTCCGGGTCGCGAGGGCCGACCGTCGCGGCGAATGCCTCGGAGTGGCGGCGCTCCGGCTCCCTGTCGAGGCACTCCGGCTTCGCGGTGCCCGGCGCCGGTCGAAAGATGATCTCGGTGGTGTCGGCGTTCGGCATATCGGCTTCGAAGATCGCGAGGTCAGGCTCGGCGCGGTCGTTGATGCCGGTCTCCCAACGTATGAAGCCCCTCATGCGGTCCGCGTCCGCATCCCAGGAGAGGGCGGAGGAAGCCTGCTCCGCTTGCCACACGCGGCCACCGAACACGGCGTACTCGAGACCGCAGGCTCGCGAGAGGTCGTAGCGGTAACGGACACCGTCCTCGGCCTTGCGCGGGCCGGTGTCCAGGGGGCCGCCATCCGCCGATGGAGGCTGCGGCGGGCGGTCCCCCCAGCCGGGGGTGACGCGCGAGGCCAATTCATCGCCGCTCGGTCCGCGGACGGACGCGGCGATGGACGGGCCGGCGATCGGGGCTCCGTTGTCGGTGCCCACCGGCTTCCAGCCAGTGCCCACGACGACTCCCGCCGCCACGAGCATCGTCGCCGCTCCGGCGGCTAGTGACCGGCGTCGGTGGCGGACCCGCCGGGCCCGGGCCACCACCGCTGCCACGGGCGCCGCGCCTCCCGTGCCATCGGCTTCCGCCAGTTCTCGCAGGCCCTGCCGGATCTCGTACTCGTCCTGCTCGATCATCTCGTGCCCCTTCCCGCGTACCCGGCAAGCGCGCCCCCGGCGCGCAGCCGCTCCAAGGCCCTGTTGGTGCGGCTCTTGACCGTCCCGGGCGAACAGCCGAGCAGGTCGGCCGTCTCTTCCACCGACAGGTCCTCGTAGAAGCGCAGCACCACCACGGCCCGCTGGGCGCGCGGCAGAGCTGCCAGGGCGCGGCTCAGTTCGAGCCGGGCTTCCGCGCTGCCCGCCATGTCGTGTGTGTCCGGGGTGCTGCCCCGCTCCGTGCGGATGACTTCCGTGTGCCAGCGGCGCCTGCGCCAGGTCGCGTACAGATGCACCACGGCCTTGCGGGCGTATGCCTGAGGCGAAGCCCAGGACGCAGAGCGGCTCCAGCGCAGATACACCCGTACGAGCGCGGCCTGTACGAGGTCCTCGGCAGTGTGCGGATCTCCCGTCAGCAGACGGGCCGTGCGCAGCAGTGAGCTGTGTGCCGCGACCACGAAGTCCGAGAACTCCGCGTCCCGATCCGAACCACCGTCACCCACGAACCACTCCCCCTGAGGGCGCGAGTCCCCTGCGGACCCCTGCCACCCACTCGACAACGTGGCCCCTTCAGGAGGTTCCATCGGGGCCTGGAGCGCCGCGCCGAACCTCCCCGGTGGCAGCCCCGGCGTGACGAAGTGAGGAACTGACGCCCGGCCCGGGGGCAGACTCGCCGTGGGGGCCGGTCGGTGCCACCCGTCGGCTGCCGTCTGCGGTGCGCCGGAGCATGCACCCGTCAGCTGTCGTCGCGTTCGATCAGCACGGCCGACCCGTCCAGGATAATTGAAGCCCGAACTCCCAGGCCTGGTCACCTCCGCCCGACTCGGCCACCGAGGAGAAGGCGACACTCAGGGCGGGGAAGCGATCGGCATGCGCGCCGCGCCGGTCTGCCCGACTAAGGGCTGTCCCGTAATCCCCGGCGGGCGCGCGACGACAGCTACGGCACTCCCCCTGTCTTCGCCGGGAGGTGCCCCCACGCTGCGTTGTCGAATCGCCCGAATACACCCAGTATGCGGGCGACCCTCCGCCTTGCGTTGCGTCCCCTCGGCCCCAAGGGCCGGGGGAGACCCCATACACCTGACGCCGCGCTCTGATCCACCGCGGATTACGGGACAGCCCTTACGCGGCATGCCCCCGGATCGTGTGAACCGGAGGCATGCGGGTGTCGCTGCTCTGCTCAGGAGTGCTTGACGTCGGTGACGAACGCGGTCCAGGCGGCGGCCGGGAACACCAGCTTCGGGCCCTCGGGGTCCTTGGAGTCGCGGACGGGGACGATACCGGGGTGGTCGTCGGCGACTTCCAGGCAGTTGGCGCCGCTGCCACCGCTGTAGGAGGACTTGCGCCAGCTGGCGACCTGGATGCAGTGGTCCGGATACTTCGACCTGCCGGAAGCCGTGCAGTTGCGCTCGAAGAACCCTCCCGTGCCGAGCCTCTCGTCGAGCCTGCGAGCGAGGCCCAGCTGTATCCGCCGGGTGCCCACCTCAAGCTGCCCGATGAAGGTGGCGCTCACATGGAGGAGGTCGCCGAGCTCGCGCTGGCTGAGGCCCGCACGCTCACGGAGATGTCTCAACTCCGCGCCGATCAGGGCCCGAGGCGAAGCGAACGGGTCGAGGCACTTCGGACCAGGCATGTCAACTCCCTGTCACGCAGGTGGGGTTGTTTGGCCGCCAATACTGGCCAGGCTATCCCTCGGCCCGCCACGCTGTGTACGGAAAGCGAACACCCAGAGTGGAGGTATCCGATGGACGTCCCACCGGCAGACAGAATCCGCGCGGCGGAAGAGGTCGTCGCCCAACTGAGGGCCGAGCTCGACTCGAAGGGAGTGACCCTGCCGTCCATCCGGGTGGACCTGCTGTCGCTCACCAGCGAGGAGGGCGGCTACCCGCTGGTCGACCTGGGCCGCTGCAACCTGGACACCGCGCTGCGCCTCGCGGCCGTCCTGTACGAGGTCCGCTGATGGACGCTCTCCCGCCATTGCCGCCCCGCTTCCGCCGCGGGGA
This DNA window, taken from Streptomyces sp. SCSIO 30461, encodes the following:
- a CDS encoding DUF397 domain-containing protein, producing the protein MQVASWRKSSYSGGSGANCLEVADDHPGIVPVRDSKDPEGPKLVFPAAAWTAFVTDVKHS
- a CDS encoding SigE family RNA polymerase sigma factor — its product is MGDGGSDRDAEFSDFVVAAHSSLLRTARLLTGDPHTAEDLVQAALVRVYLRWSRSASWASPQAYARKAVVHLYATWRRRRWHTEVIRTERGSTPDTHDMAGSAEARLELSRALAALPRAQRAVVVLRFYEDLSVEETADLLGCSPGTVKSRTNRALERLRAGGALAGYAGRGTR
- a CDS encoding PAS domain S-box protein translates to MEGFTASVSLESDLAKSALETPVCQCGNRERTGASVPQSEAPPGSAEERFRGLLEAAPDAMVIVDDGGTIRLVNAQTEALFGYQREELLGRPVEILVPHRFRDNHATHRNGYTDNRQVRPMGAGLELHGLRKNGTEFPVEISLSPLETTDGLLVSAAVRDVSERKAAEERFRSLLESAPDAMVIVDDGGTIRLVNAQTEALFGYQREELLGRPVEILVPHRFRDNHATHRNGYTDNRQVRPMGAGLELHGLRKNGTEFPVEISLSPLETTDGLLVSAAVRDVSERKTAENQLTALYEQQRHVALTLQRSLMGTPPAVPGLTTASRYLPATQGAGVGGDWFDLVPLGAGRVGILIGDVMGRGLEAAAIMGQLRSAAHALAKTGMQPRQLMQSLDAIVAELDGPDQLVTCCYLVLAPDAGEVTVCSAGHLPALVAEPGLPVHALDAPVSVPLGVGDHLHQQTTLAVAPGSSLVLFTDGLIETPEGDIEDQLDALVHALDKAFASTTGLEDAVDDVLASVLPATEHHHDDVTLLIAQLPAAPLATASTKLAATATSVSKARAFLTASLRAWGLHGLVDNAQLLVSEVVTNAIRHGQGPVRLSVRRNTTELTVEVSDSSHHLPQPRIADADDESGRGLILVDTLAGSWGVRPNDDGKTTWFTLPLEAALPSSSQLAAG
- a CDS encoding S66 peptidase family protein → MSIRYPRPLRPGDRIGVTSPSSGVPKELNERLNVAVRYVQARGYEVVTGRCMDGSGHASASAADRADELMSMLTDPTIRAVVPPWGGETAIDLVPLLDWDRLRAAEPTWVVGYSDMSTVLTPLTLLTGVATVHGNNLMDTPYRVPEGLRSWLDIVAAPAGHRFTQTPPGRHRTVGFDDYAMFPEARDYTLDAVGTWTRLDGDGEVRAEGRLIGGCIEILCNLAGTSYLDTSAFADSTSPDGLLVYVEAFGHDAFSICRNLHGMRLAGFFDRANAVLVGRTQAPDSPSLSQHEAVIDALGALDVPIIANVECGHVPPYMPIVNGALGRVVHSPSRSELTQVLD
- the groL gene encoding chaperonin GroEL (60 kDa chaperone family; promotes refolding of misfolded polypeptides especially under stressful conditions; forms two stacked rings of heptamers to form a barrel-shaped 14mer; ends can be capped by GroES; misfolded proteins enter the barrel where they are refolded when GroES binds), translating into MAKIIAFDEEARRGLERGMNQLADAVKVTLGPKGRNVVLEKKWGAPTITNDGVSIAKEIELEDPYEKIGAELVKEVAKKTDDVAGDGTTTATVLAQALVREGLRNVAAGANPMALKRGIEKAVEAVSGALLDQAKEVETKEQIASTASISAADTQIGELIAEAMDKVGKEGVITVEESQTFGLELELTEGMRFDKGYISAYFATDMERMEASLEDPYILIANSKISSVKDLLPLLEKVMQSGKPLLIIAEDVEGEALSTLVVNKIRGTFKSVAVKAPGFGDRRKAMLGDIAILTGGTVISEEVGLKLENAGVDLLGRARKVVITKDETTIVDGAGDSDQVQGRVNQIRAEIENSDSDYDREKLQERLAKLAGGVAVIKAGAATEVELKERKHRIEDAVRNAKAAVEEGIVAGGGVALLQASQVFEKLELDGDEATGAAAVKLALEAPLKQIAVNAGLEGGVVVEKVRNLTPGHGLNAATGEYVDLVAEGIIDPAKVTRSALQNAASIAALFLTTEAVIADKPEKAAAAAPGGMPGGDMDF